A stretch of the Clostridiales bacterium genome encodes the following:
- a CDS encoding Cna B-type domain-containing protein, with protein sequence MDGGKGHDNSKDVTLTLKRTSKKAGSTEETVSDATISWNGDTYTYSDLQQYDAEGYEYEYSVEEAAIDGYKTVKDDYNFTNTITGTTSVSGTKTWIDGGKDHDNNKDVTLTLKRTSKKAGSTEETVSDATISWNGDTYTYSDLQQYDAEGYEYEYSVEEAAIDGYKTVKDDYNFTNTITGTTSVSGTKTWIDGGKDHDNNKDVTLTLKRTSSKAGSEEETVSDATISWEGNKYTYSALPKYDAEGYEYTYSVTETVPTGYTLIQDGYNLTNTITHVSVSKVDINDQYELPNAHIQIIDSAGKIVDEWDSSTEAYIITGLLVNEEYVLHETVAPNGYTIAADTTFTIDETGMVKVGETVVENGHILIEDAPTKVTVSKTDITGEEELAGAHIQIIDSNGDVIDEWDSTDEPYIIEMLLVNEEYTLRETVAPDGYAIAADTTFTIDKTGKVTIGETVVENGHILIKDDLTKVTVSKKAVTEEKELPGAEIKLLRKATSADGDDADYLDDTKEYVVVEKWISGTKEHEIQAKLERNIEYILRETVAPNGYTIAADTKFSIDDTGRVVSGGMIVENGYILIEDALTEVTVSKQDIAKGEELPGATIQILDEEGNVVREWTSGNKPEKISGLEMGKTYTLHEEVAPLGYTIAADMTFSIDKQGNVNTTGTKTEGGALLINDALTEVTVSKKDIAKGEELPGATIQILDEKGNVIKEWISGEKPVKISGLETGKTYTLHEEVAPLGYTIAADTTFSIDEQGNVSTTGTKTEGGALLINDVLTEVTVSKKDIAKGEELPGATIQILDEKGNVVKEWTSGEKPVKISGLETGKTYTLHEEVAPLGYTIAADTTFSIDEQGNVSTTGTKTEGGALLINDALTEVTVSKQDIAKGEELPGATIQILDEKGNVVKEWTSGEKPVKISGLETGKTYTLHEEVAPLGYTIAADTTFSIDKQGNVSTTGTKTEGGALLINDALTEVTVSKQDVAKGEELPGATIQILDEEGNVVKEWTSGNKPEKISGLETGKTYTLHEEVAPLGYTIAADTTFSIDKQGNVSTTGTKTEGGALLINDALTEVTVSKQDIAKGEELPGATIQILDEEGNVVKEWTSGNKPEKISGLETGKTYTLHEEVAPLGYTIAADTTFSIDKQGNVSTTGTKTEGGALLINDALTEVTVSKQDIAKGEELPRATIQILDSEGNVVKEWTSGEKPVKISGLETGKTYTLHEEVAPLGYTIAADTTFSIDKQGNVSTTGTKTEDGALLINDALTKVVINKTDIANGKELEGAIIIVLDSEGKQVDCWVSKMNETHEIEGLKTSEEYTLKETVAPEGYTIATETTFTIDETGKVTTTGTVTEDGVLLVEDSKTSVKVSKVDIADGEELPGATIQIIDSEGNVVEEWVSTDEAHTIEGLKTGEKYILRETVAPEGYTTATDTKFTIDENGKVTSTGSVTEDDILLVEDALTKVAVTKKDIESGEELAGAHFQVIDNTGKAVEEWDSTATAHTIEGLKTGEGYTLRETVAPTGYTVTTDIAFTIDQTGMVMITGKRSANANGSTEIVVKDAMTKISVSKVDIADGEELEGATIQIIDSQGKVAEEWISAKEPHVIEGLKTGTEYTLRETVAPEGYAIAADTKFTIDKTGKVTSGGTEVEDGYILIKDDLIRKTGDLVITNTVISDDPADKDKEFEYTIELDDKTINGTYGDVTFEDGVAKITLKDGEKATITDLPVDTKYTVTQKDEDGFTVEKTGDTGTISEDPSQADFVNTKETKTVDLVITNTVISDDDSDKEKDFEFTIELEDKTINGTYGDVTFEDGAAKITLKDGEKATITDLPVDTKYTVTQKDEDGFTVEKTGDNGTIHEGFGQADFINRIERKTRTTSSALKKAWDDENDRDGVRPLKVTVDLLANGAVIRTIDLTKESHWMAVIRNLPEADAEGKTIAYTWTERDPGSGYKLTGSVTKGTLTTLTNSRDPEVTEIRFEQKWEDKDDAYGTRPDQIRVQLYEDGEPCGDEVILNAKEGWKHTWTDVKKNRGGRETVYTVRVLDVPDAYRSVTTGDAGSGFVNTSAVERGSLVIRKTFDIEIPEKEETPETELRDITVRKVWEDNDNRDGNRPENVTVHLLAGGEKIRTAVLKAENGWKYTFTNLPKTARGKGITYSVTEDPVTDYICKVNGFTIRNIYRPETTTATVRKVWDDDNNRQGIRPKSIRMTLSNGKTVTLNKANGWQATITGLPKRLNGQEARYTWTEQNVLGYQLQSVSTTGTVTTFTNELFRIPEIPESMKPKKMPSGTWKVFEGYDTPLGVETIINHVGDCFD encoded by the coding sequence GTGGACGGTGGAAAGGGCCATGACAACTCCAAGGACGTCACGCTGACACTGAAGCGGACGAGCAAGAAAGCGGGCTCCACGGAAGAGACCGTCAGCGATGCTACGATTTCTTGGAATGGCGACACTTACACATACAGCGACCTGCAGCAGTATGACGCAGAAGGTTATGAGTATGAATACAGTGTTGAAGAAGCTGCAATCGATGGCTACAAGACCGTAAAAGATGATTACAACTTCACGAACACAATCACCGGCACAACCAGCGTAAGCGGAACGAAGACCTGGATTGACGGCGGGAAGGACCATGACAACAACAAAGACGTCACGCTGACACTGAAGCGGACGAGCAAGAAAGCGGGCTCCACGGAAGAGACCGTCAGCGATGCTACGATTTCTTGGAATGGCGACACTTACACATACAGCGACCTGCAGCAGTATGACGCAGAAGGTTATGAGTATGAATACAGTGTTGAAGAAGCTGCAATCGATGGCTACAAGACCGTAAAAGATGATTACAACTTCACGAACACAATCACCGGCACAACCAGCGTAAGCGGAACGAAGACCTGGATTGACGGCGGGAAGGACCATGACAACAACAAAGACGTCACGCTGACGCTGAAGCGGACGAGCTCGAAGGCAGGATCAGAGGAAGAGACCGTAAGCGATGCCACGATTTCCTGGGAAGGGAACAAATATACATATTCAGCCCTGCCGAAGTATGATGCAGAAGGATATGAGTATACCTACAGCGTGACAGAAACCGTTCCGACTGGGTATACGCTCATTCAGGATGGCTATAACCTTACAAACACGATTACTCATGTAAGTGTAAGTAAGGTTGACATTAATGATCAGTATGAACTGCCAAACGCACATATTCAGATCATTGACAGTGCCGGGAAGATTGTCGATGAATGGGATTCTTCGACAGAAGCATATATCATAACCGGTTTGCTGGTAAACGAGGAATATGTCCTGCATGAGACAGTTGCGCCAAACGGTTATACAATTGCCGCGGATACAACGTTCACGATTGACGAAACCGGCATGGTTAAAGTTGGCGAAACGGTTGTGGAAAACGGTCATATCCTGATTGAGGACGCGCCGACCAAGGTGACTGTCAGCAAGACGGATATCACCGGCGAAGAAGAACTGGCAGGAGCCCATATCCAGATCATTGACAGTAATGGCGATGTCATCGATGAGTGGGATTCCACCGATGAACCGTATATCATCGAAATGCTTCTGGTAAACGAGGAATACACACTGCGTGAGACTGTTGCTCCTGATGGCTATGCAATTGCCGCAGATACAACATTCACGATTGATAAAACCGGCAAGGTGACAATTGGCGAAACGGTTGTAGAAAACGGTCATATCCTGATCAAGGATGACCTGACAAAGGTGACCGTAAGCAAGAAGGCCGTGACGGAAGAGAAAGAACTGCCTGGAGCAGAGATCAAACTGCTGCGGAAGGCGACAAGCGCGGACGGCGATGACGCAGACTATCTGGATGATACCAAGGAATATGTGGTTGTCGAAAAGTGGATATCCGGAACGAAAGAACATGAGATCCAAGCTAAGCTGGAACGGAACATTGAGTATATTCTGCGTGAAACAGTTGCTCCCAACGGATATACAATTGCCGCGGATACAAAGTTCTCGATTGACGATACCGGCAGGGTCGTGTCAGGAGGAATGATTGTAGAGAACGGATATATCCTGATTGAGGACGCGCTGACGGAAGTGACCGTCAGCAAGCAGGATATCGCCAAAGGAGAAGAACTGCCCGGAGCGACAATCCAGATCCTAGATGAAGAAGGAAACGTCGTCAGGGAATGGACTTCCGGCAATAAACCTGAAAAGATCAGTGGCCTGGAGATGGGCAAGACGTACACACTGCATGAGGAAGTAGCGCCTCTGGGCTATACAATTGCCGCGGATATGACGTTCAGCATTGATAAGCAGGGAAACGTAAACACCACGGGTACGAAGACCGAAGGCGGAGCGCTGCTGATCAATGACGCGCTGACGGAAGTAACTGTCAGCAAGAAGGATATTGCAAAGGGAGAAGAACTGCCCGGAGCGACGATCCAGATTCTGGATGAAAAAGGAAACGTCATCAAGGAATGGATTTCCGGCGAGAAGCCTGTAAAGATCAGTGGGCTTGAGACAGGCAAGACGTATACGCTGCATGAAGAAGTAGCGCCTCTGGGCTACACGATTGCCGCGGATACGACGTTCAGCATTGACGAGCAGGGCAACGTAAGCACCACGGGTACGAAGACCGAAGGCGGAGCGCTGCTGATTAATGACGTGTTGACGGAAGTAACTGTCAGCAAGAAGGATATTGCAAAGGGAGAAGAACTGCCCGGAGCGACGATCCAGATCCTGGATGAAAAAGGAAACGTCGTCAAGGAATGGACTTCCGGCGAGAAACCTGTAAAGATCAGCGGTCTGGAGACAGGCAAGACGTACACGCTGCATGAAGAAGTGGCGCCTCTGGGCTACACAATTGCTGCGGATACGACGTTCAGCATTGACGAGCAGGGCAACGTAAGCACCACGGGTACGAAGACCGAAGGCGGAGCGCTGCTGATCAATGACGCGCTGACGGAAGTAACCGTCAGCAAGCAGGATATCGCCAAAGGAGAAGAACTGCCTGGCGCGACAATCCAGATCCTGGATGAAAAAGGAAACGTCGTCAAGGAATGGACTTCCGGCGAGAAGCCTGTAAAGATCAGCGGCCTGGAAACAGGCAAGACGTACACGCTGCATGAAGAAGTGGCGCCTCTGGGCTACACGATCGCTGCGGATACGACGTTCAGCATTGATAAGCAGGGCAACGTAAGCACCACAGGTACGAAGACCGAAGGCGGAGCGCTGCTGATCAATGACGCGCTGACAGAAGTAACCGTCAGCAAGCAGGATGTTGCCAAAGGAGAAGAACTGCCTGGCGCGACAATCCAGATCCTGGATGAAGAAGGAAACGTCGTCAAGGAATGGACTTCCGGCAATAAGCCTGAAAAGATCAGTGGCCTGGAGACAGGCAAGACGTACACGCTGCATGAGGAAGTGGCGCCTCTGGGCTATACGATTGCGGCGGATACGACGTTCAGCATTGACAAGCAGGGCAACGTAAGCACCACGGGCACGAAGACCGAAGGCGGAGCGCTGCTGATCAATGACGCGCTGACGGAAGTGACCGTCAGCAAGCAGGATATCGCAAAGGGAGAAGAACTGCCCGGAGCGACGATCCAGATTCTGGATGAAGAAGGAAACGTCGTCAAGGAATGGACTTCCGGCAATAAGCCTGAAAAGATCAGTGGCCTGGAGACAGGCAAGACGTACACGCTGCATGAGGAAGTGGCGCCTCTGGGCTATACGATTGCGGCGGATACGACGTTCAGCATTGACAAGCAGGGCAACGTAAGCACCACGGGCACGAAGACCGAAGGCGGAGCGCTGCTGATCAATGACGCGCTGACGGAAGTGACCGTCAGCAAGCAGGATATCGCAAAGGGAGAAGAACTGCCCAGAGCGACGATCCAGATTCTGGACAGCGAAGGCAATGTCGTCAAGGAATGGACTTCCGGCGAGAAACCTGTAAAGATCAGCGGTCTGGAGACAGGCAAGACGTACACGCTGCATGAAGAAGTAGCGCCTCTGGGTTATACGATTGCGGCGGATACGACGTTCAGCATTGACAAGCAGGGCAACGTAAGCACCACAGGTACGAAGACCGAAGATGGAGCGCTGCTGATCAATGACGCGCTGACTAAGGTCGTCATCAACAAGACGGATATTGCGAATGGTAAAGAACTTGAAGGCGCAATTATCATTGTTCTGGACAGCGAAGGCAAGCAGGTAGATTGCTGGGTGTCCAAGATGAATGAGACGCATGAGATCGAAGGCCTGAAAACCAGCGAAGAGTATACGCTGAAGGAAACTGTAGCTCCGGAAGGCTATACCATCGCAACTGAAACGACCTTCACCATCGATGAGACCGGAAAGGTAACGACGACCGGTACTGTGACCGAAGACGGCGTCCTGCTGGTGGAAGACAGCAAGACCAGCGTCAAAGTGAGCAAGGTCGACATCGCGGACGGCGAAGAACTGCCTGGCGCGACGATCCAGATTATCGACAGCGAAGGCAACGTGGTCGAAGAGTGGGTCTCCACAGATGAAGCCCATACCATCGAAGGCCTGAAGACCGGCGAAAAGTATATACTGCGTGAGACCGTGGCTCCGGAAGGATACACAACCGCGACAGATACGAAGTTCACCATCGATGAGAATGGCAAGGTGACTTCGACCGGATCGGTGACCGAGGATGACATTTTGCTGGTGGAAGATGCGTTGACGAAGGTGGCCGTAACCAAGAAAGACATTGAAAGCGGAGAAGAACTGGCAGGCGCGCATTTTCAGGTGATCGACAATACCGGTAAGGCAGTCGAGGAATGGGATTCCACAGCGACAGCTCATACCATCGAAGGCTTGAAGACCGGAGAAGGGTATACGCTGCGTGAGACGGTGGCTCCGACCGGATATACGGTGACGACGGACATTGCCTTCACGATTGATCAGACGGGAATGGTAATGATTACCGGAAAGCGGAGCGCGAATGCGAACGGAAGTACGGAGATCGTGGTGAAGGACGCCATGACAAAGATCTCCGTAAGCAAGGTGGATATCGCGGACGGCGAAGAGCTGGAAGGTGCAACAATCCAGATCATCGACAGCCAGGGCAAAGTTGCCGAGGAATGGATTTCTGCAAAAGAACCGCATGTGATCGAGGGCCTGAAGACCGGAACCGAGTATACGCTGCGTGAGACGGTTGCACCGGAAGGATATGCAATTGCGGCGGACACGAAGTTCACGATTGACAAAACCGGCAAGGTGACGTCCGGCGGAACGGAAGTTGAAGACGGATATATCCTGATCAAGGATGATCTGATCCGGAAGACCGGAGACCTGGTGATTACCAATACCGTGATCAGCGACGATCCCGCCGACAAGGACAAGGAATTCGAATACACGATCGAGCTGGACGACAAGACGATCAACGGCACGTACGGCGATGTGACATTCGAAGACGGCGTCGCGAAGATCACCCTGAAGGACGGCGAGAAAGCCACCATCACGGATCTCCCGGTAGACACCAAGTATACGGTGACCCAGAAGGATGAAGACGGCTTCACCGTGGAAAAGACCGGCGACACCGGAACGATCAGCGAAGACCCGAGCCAGGCGGATTTCGTCAATACGAAGGAAACCAAGACGGTTGACCTGGTGATCACCAACACCGTGATCAGCGATGACGACTCCGACAAGGAAAAGGATTTCGAGTTCACGATCGAACTGGAAGACAAGACAATCAACGGGACGTACGGTGACGTGACATTCGAAGACGGTGCCGCGAAGATTACCCTGAAGGACGGCGAGAAAGCCACCATCACGGATCTCCCGGTAGACACCAAGTATACGGTGACCCAGAAGGATGAAGACGGCTTCACCGTGGAAAAGACCGGCGACAACGGAACGATCCATGAAGGCTTCGGACAGGCTGATTTCATCAACCGGATTGAGCGGAAAACCCGGACAACCAGCTCCGCGTTGAAGAAGGCCTGGGACGACGAAAACGACCGCGACGGAGTCCGGCCGCTGAAGGTGACCGTAGACCTGCTGGCGAACGGCGCCGTGATCCGGACAATCGACCTGACCAAGGAAAGCCACTGGATGGCAGTGATCCGCAACCTGCCCGAGGCAGACGCAGAGGGCAAGACAATCGCATATACCTGGACGGAACGCGATCCCGGCAGCGGATACAAGCTGACCGGCAGCGTGACGAAAGGAACCCTGACCACCCTGACGAATTCCCGGGATCCGGAAGTGACCGAAATCCGCTTCGAACAGAAGTGGGAAGACAAGGATGACGCATACGGAACACGGCCCGACCAGATCCGCGTTCAGCTGTATGAAGACGGAGAACCGTGCGGGGATGAAGTAATCCTGAACGCCAAAGAAGGATGGAAGCATACCTGGACCGACGTGAAGAAGAACAGAGGCGGCCGAGAAACCGTGTACACGGTGAGAGTGCTGGACGTGCCGGACGCATACCGGTCGGTAACGACCGGAGACGCCGGCTCCGGATTTGTGAACACCAGCGCAGTGGAGCGCGGCAGCCTCGTGATCCGGAAGACATTCGACATTGAGATTCCGGAAAAGGAGGAAACACCGGAAACTGAACTGCGGGATATCACCGTACGGAAGGTATGGGAGGACAACGACAACCGGGACGGCAACCGCCCCGAAAACGTGACAGTCCACCTGCTCGCCGGCGGCGAGAAGATCCGGACGGCAGTGCTGAAGGCAGAAAACGGATGGAAGTACACCTTCACCAACCTGCCGAAGACTGCACGCGGCAAAGGGATCACCTACTCCGTAACGGAGGACCCGGTGACGGATTACATCTGCAAGGTGAACGGATTTACGATCCGGAACATCTACCGGCCTGAAACCACCACGGCCACCGTACGGAAGGTATGGGATGACGACAATAACCGCCAGGGAATCCGGCCAAAGAGCATCCGCATGACGCTGAGCAACGGAAAGACTGTTACCCTGAACAAGGCCAACGGCTGGCAAGCCACCATTACTGGACTGCCGAAGCGGCTGAACGGTCAGGAAGCCCGGTACACATGGACGGAACAGAACGTCCTGGGCTACCAGCTGCAGAGCGTCAGCACGACCGGCACCGTGACCACATTCACGAACGAGCTGTTCCGGATTCCTGAGATTCCGGAAAGCATGAAGCCGAAGAAGATGCCGTCCGGCACATGGAAGGTCTTCGAAGGATATGATACCCCCCTGGGTGTCGAGACGATCATCAACCACGTCGGCGACTGCTTCGACTGA